The Arachis hypogaea cultivar Tifrunner chromosome 19, arahy.Tifrunner.gnm2.J5K5, whole genome shotgun sequence genome has a window encoding:
- the LOC112779150 gene encoding uncharacterized protein isoform X1, which yields MSMAIENEKSESPITKASKPLPPPAGNENLPQKQPSSPTARDRIVSVASNIASQPLHFSDPQVWGVLTAISHNARKRLQGINILLTADEHCIGRLVDDVRFQIDSNNISANHCRIYRMSITNENMVDTTSIFLKDTSTNGTYLNWEKLKKNAPAVKVCHGDIISFAAPPQHDLTYSFVYREVLLSTPMPDNAAAKRKAEGCASESKRLKGLGIGAPEGPISLDDFRSLQRSNTELRRQLENQVVLIDTLRNDNRVAADRHESELQSAKESVAKCYLDQLKELQQSVDLKHKELCDFNRVTAEQKHAIEDLNERLSASMQSCAEANTIISSQKVNIAELKEQLDDERTQRKEEREKATTDLKAAVFRAQSEAQEELRRHTDAALRRERELQETINKLQESERERCLLVETLRSKLEDTRQKMVVSDNKVRQLETKLHEEKLTTANQTKKIEEFEEETRRLNQELESEKQAAREEAWAKVSILELEINATMRDLEFERRRLRGARERLMLRETQLRAFYSTTEEIQVLFAKQQEQLKAMQRTLEDEEDYENTSVDMDGVIGGTPGREREVAGYHSKNAAKAGSTTSTQKPNRDQVETSSNEASVTEKHDCEVRSQECQNTQEFPNADHDHDVRGGFGSDIDGAGTTAMMDGGAGGTERVLGTESPSNYGVKHVDLDKSGALDGDTMQCDDDDVNVQETEEQAHDRVSHPLQLHDPADTEKVIEDTEVGGTIRTADLLTSEVAGSWACSTAPSVHGDDESPSRDNNEGCGPLHDSNIVVAESQNTRSEDAAARRNERQALRDMIGIVAPDLREKFGGSAYNCGEKQEKDGSSTDSDTQTCSNSGNEGRINAEGGTMSDEETQCCDHVEENEKQDDAMDEGDDEATQED from the exons ATGTCAATGGCGATCGAGAACGAGAAATCGGAATCCCCTATCACCAAAGCTTCGAAGCCTCTTCCTCCTCCTGCTGGTAACGAGAACTTACCGCAGAAGCAACCGTCGAGCCCCACCGCAAGGGATCGCATTGTTTCCGTTGCTTCAAACATTGCATCTCAGCCTCTTCACTTCTCTGATCCTCAAGTTTGGGGCGTCCTCACCGCCATCTCCCACAATGCCCGTAAAAGGCTCCAG GGAATTAATATTTTACTAACTGCTGATGAGCACTGCATTGGCCGATTGGTGGATGATGTGCGATTCCAGATTGATTCGAACAACATTAGTGCAAATCATTGCAGAATATACAGGATGTCGATTACAAACGAAAATATGGTGGACACAACATCAATTTTCTTGAAAGATACAAG CACAAATGGAACTTATCTTAACTGGGAGAAGTTAAAAAAGAATGCTCCTGCTGTCAAAGTCTGCCATGGTGATATTATATCGTTTGCTGCTCCTCCTCAGCACG ATCTTACATATTCTTTTGTATATCGAGAGGTGCTTTTGTCCACCCCCATGCCAGATAATGCAGCTGCTAAGCGAAAAGCGG AGGGATGTGCCTCTGAAAGCAAGAGATTGAAAGGCTTAGGCATTGGTGCCCCCGAGGGTCCTAtttctcttgatgattttcgaagCCTTCAAAGATCAAACACA GAGCTGAGGAGGCAGTTGGAGAATCAGGTGGTATTAATTGATACTTTGCGTAATGACAACCGTGTTGCTGCTGATCGTCATGAAAGT GAATTACAATCAGCCAAGGAGTCTGTTGCAAAATGTTACCTTGATCAATTAAAAGAATTACAACAAAGTGTAGATCTAAAACACAAGGAACTATGCGATTTTAATAGAGTAACTGCTGAACAGAAACATGCCATCGAAGACCTCAATGAAAGGCTGAGTGCTTCTATGCAGTCATGTGCTGAAGCAAATACTATAATAAGTAG TCAGAAAGTAAATATAGCTGAACTCAAGGAACAATTAGATGATGAGCGGACTCAGCGAAAAGAAGAGCGCGAAAAGGCCACAACTGATCTAAAGGCTGCTGTTTTTAGAGCCCAGTCTGAGGCTCAGGAGGAATTAAGACGACACACTGATGCTGCcttaagaagagagagagaactaCAAGAAACAATAAATAAGCTTCAG GAGTCAGAGAGGGAAAGGTGTTTGCTAGTTGAAACCTTGAGGTCCAAACTG GAGGATACTAGGCAAAAGATGGTTGTGTCTGATAATAAGGTTCGCCAGTTAGAAACCAAATTGCATGAGGAGAAGCTGACCACTGCAAATCAAACAAAG AAAATAGAAGAATTTGAAGAGGAAACAAGAAGATTAAACCAAGAGCTTGAGAGTGAAAAG CAGGCAGCTCGAGAAGAAGCATGGGCTAAAGTTTCTATTCTTGAGCTCGAGATAAATGCCACAATGCGGGATCTAGAATTTGAGAGGAGGAGGTTAAGAGGTGCCAGGGAAAGACTTATGCTTCG GGAAACACAGCTACGGGCATTTTATTCCACTACTGAGGAAATACAAGTACTCTTTGCTAAGCAACAGGAGCAATTAAAGGCTATGCAGAGAACTCTTGAAGACGAAGAGGATTACGAGAATACTTCTGTAGATATGGATGGAGTGATCGGTGGAACCcctggaagagagagagaagttgCAGGATACCATAGCAAAAATGCTGCAAAGGCAGGATCAACTACATCTACACAGAAGCCCAACAGAGATCAAGTAGAAACCTCAAGCAATGAAGCTAGTGTCACTGAGAAGCATGACTGTGAGGTGAGAAGTCAAGAATGCCAAAATACACAAGAGTTCCCCAATGCAGATCATGACCATGATGTAAGAGGTGGCTTTGGTTCTGATATTGATGGTGCTGGCACAACCGCTATGATGGATGGAGGCGCTGGCGGTACTGAGCGAGTTCTGGGAACTGAAAGTCCTTCAAATTATGGCGTAAAGCATGTTGATTTGGATAAATCTGGTGCTCTAGATGGGGACACTATGCagtgtgatgatgatgatgtaaaTGTACAAGAAACTGAGGAGCAAGCCCATGATCGTGTTTCGCATCCATTGCAATTACATGATCCTGCAGACACTGAAAAAGTTATTGAGGATACCGAAGTTGGAGGCACAATCAGAACAGCAGACCTTTTAACTTCCGAAGTTGCTGGCAGCTGGGCTTGCAGTACAGCCCCTTCTGTGCATGGAGACGATGAATCTCCAAGCAGAGACAATAATGAAGGTTGTGGTCCATTGCATGATTCAAATATTGTGGTGGCTGAGAGTCAGAACACTCGTTCTGAAGATGCTGCTGCTAGACGGAATGAGCGGCAAGCACTCCGGGATATGATTGGCATTGTTGCTCCTGATTTGAGGGAGAAGTTTGGAGGTTCTGCATATAATTGTGGTGAAAAGCAAGAGAAAGATGGTAGTTCAACTGACTCAGACACGCAGACTTGTAGCAACAGTGGCAATGAAGGTAGAATCAATGCAGAGGGTGGAACTATGTCTGATGAAGAAACTCAGTGTTGTGACCAtgttgaagagaatgaaaagcAGGATGATGCCATGGATGAAGGTGATGATGAAGCTACTCAAGAAGATTGA
- the LOC112779150 gene encoding uncharacterized protein isoform X2 → MSMAIENEKSESPITKASKPLPPPAGNENLPQKQPSSPTARDRIVSVASNIASQPLHFSDPQVWGVLTAISHNARKRLQGINILLTADEHCIGRLVDDVRFQIDSNNISANHCRIYRMSITNENMVDTTSIFLKDTSTNGTYLNWEKLKKNAPAVKVCHGDIISFAAPPQHDLTYSFVYREVLLSTPMPDNAAAKRKAEGCASESKRLKGLGIGAPEGPISLDDFRSLQRSNTELRRQLENQVVLIDTLRNDNRVAADRHESELQSAKESVAKCYLDQLKELQQSVDLKHKELCDFNRVTAEQKHAIEDLNERLSASMQSCAEANTIISSQKVNIAELKEQLDDERTQRKEEREKATTDLKAAVFRAQSEAQEELRRHTDAALRRERELQETINKLQESERERCLLVETLRSKLEDTRQKMVVSDNKVRQLETKLHEEKLTTANQTKKIEEFEEETRRLNQELESEKAAREEAWAKVSILELEINATMRDLEFERRRLRGARERLMLRETQLRAFYSTTEEIQVLFAKQQEQLKAMQRTLEDEEDYENTSVDMDGVIGGTPGREREVAGYHSKNAAKAGSTTSTQKPNRDQVETSSNEASVTEKHDCEVRSQECQNTQEFPNADHDHDVRGGFGSDIDGAGTTAMMDGGAGGTERVLGTESPSNYGVKHVDLDKSGALDGDTMQCDDDDVNVQETEEQAHDRVSHPLQLHDPADTEKVIEDTEVGGTIRTADLLTSEVAGSWACSTAPSVHGDDESPSRDNNEGCGPLHDSNIVVAESQNTRSEDAAARRNERQALRDMIGIVAPDLREKFGGSAYNCGEKQEKDGSSTDSDTQTCSNSGNEGRINAEGGTMSDEETQCCDHVEENEKQDDAMDEGDDEATQED, encoded by the exons ATGTCAATGGCGATCGAGAACGAGAAATCGGAATCCCCTATCACCAAAGCTTCGAAGCCTCTTCCTCCTCCTGCTGGTAACGAGAACTTACCGCAGAAGCAACCGTCGAGCCCCACCGCAAGGGATCGCATTGTTTCCGTTGCTTCAAACATTGCATCTCAGCCTCTTCACTTCTCTGATCCTCAAGTTTGGGGCGTCCTCACCGCCATCTCCCACAATGCCCGTAAAAGGCTCCAG GGAATTAATATTTTACTAACTGCTGATGAGCACTGCATTGGCCGATTGGTGGATGATGTGCGATTCCAGATTGATTCGAACAACATTAGTGCAAATCATTGCAGAATATACAGGATGTCGATTACAAACGAAAATATGGTGGACACAACATCAATTTTCTTGAAAGATACAAG CACAAATGGAACTTATCTTAACTGGGAGAAGTTAAAAAAGAATGCTCCTGCTGTCAAAGTCTGCCATGGTGATATTATATCGTTTGCTGCTCCTCCTCAGCACG ATCTTACATATTCTTTTGTATATCGAGAGGTGCTTTTGTCCACCCCCATGCCAGATAATGCAGCTGCTAAGCGAAAAGCGG AGGGATGTGCCTCTGAAAGCAAGAGATTGAAAGGCTTAGGCATTGGTGCCCCCGAGGGTCCTAtttctcttgatgattttcgaagCCTTCAAAGATCAAACACA GAGCTGAGGAGGCAGTTGGAGAATCAGGTGGTATTAATTGATACTTTGCGTAATGACAACCGTGTTGCTGCTGATCGTCATGAAAGT GAATTACAATCAGCCAAGGAGTCTGTTGCAAAATGTTACCTTGATCAATTAAAAGAATTACAACAAAGTGTAGATCTAAAACACAAGGAACTATGCGATTTTAATAGAGTAACTGCTGAACAGAAACATGCCATCGAAGACCTCAATGAAAGGCTGAGTGCTTCTATGCAGTCATGTGCTGAAGCAAATACTATAATAAGTAG TCAGAAAGTAAATATAGCTGAACTCAAGGAACAATTAGATGATGAGCGGACTCAGCGAAAAGAAGAGCGCGAAAAGGCCACAACTGATCTAAAGGCTGCTGTTTTTAGAGCCCAGTCTGAGGCTCAGGAGGAATTAAGACGACACACTGATGCTGCcttaagaagagagagagaactaCAAGAAACAATAAATAAGCTTCAG GAGTCAGAGAGGGAAAGGTGTTTGCTAGTTGAAACCTTGAGGTCCAAACTG GAGGATACTAGGCAAAAGATGGTTGTGTCTGATAATAAGGTTCGCCAGTTAGAAACCAAATTGCATGAGGAGAAGCTGACCACTGCAAATCAAACAAAG AAAATAGAAGAATTTGAAGAGGAAACAAGAAGATTAAACCAAGAGCTTGAGAGTGAAAAG GCAGCTCGAGAAGAAGCATGGGCTAAAGTTTCTATTCTTGAGCTCGAGATAAATGCCACAATGCGGGATCTAGAATTTGAGAGGAGGAGGTTAAGAGGTGCCAGGGAAAGACTTATGCTTCG GGAAACACAGCTACGGGCATTTTATTCCACTACTGAGGAAATACAAGTACTCTTTGCTAAGCAACAGGAGCAATTAAAGGCTATGCAGAGAACTCTTGAAGACGAAGAGGATTACGAGAATACTTCTGTAGATATGGATGGAGTGATCGGTGGAACCcctggaagagagagagaagttgCAGGATACCATAGCAAAAATGCTGCAAAGGCAGGATCAACTACATCTACACAGAAGCCCAACAGAGATCAAGTAGAAACCTCAAGCAATGAAGCTAGTGTCACTGAGAAGCATGACTGTGAGGTGAGAAGTCAAGAATGCCAAAATACACAAGAGTTCCCCAATGCAGATCATGACCATGATGTAAGAGGTGGCTTTGGTTCTGATATTGATGGTGCTGGCACAACCGCTATGATGGATGGAGGCGCTGGCGGTACTGAGCGAGTTCTGGGAACTGAAAGTCCTTCAAATTATGGCGTAAAGCATGTTGATTTGGATAAATCTGGTGCTCTAGATGGGGACACTATGCagtgtgatgatgatgatgtaaaTGTACAAGAAACTGAGGAGCAAGCCCATGATCGTGTTTCGCATCCATTGCAATTACATGATCCTGCAGACACTGAAAAAGTTATTGAGGATACCGAAGTTGGAGGCACAATCAGAACAGCAGACCTTTTAACTTCCGAAGTTGCTGGCAGCTGGGCTTGCAGTACAGCCCCTTCTGTGCATGGAGACGATGAATCTCCAAGCAGAGACAATAATGAAGGTTGTGGTCCATTGCATGATTCAAATATTGTGGTGGCTGAGAGTCAGAACACTCGTTCTGAAGATGCTGCTGCTAGACGGAATGAGCGGCAAGCACTCCGGGATATGATTGGCATTGTTGCTCCTGATTTGAGGGAGAAGTTTGGAGGTTCTGCATATAATTGTGGTGAAAAGCAAGAGAAAGATGGTAGTTCAACTGACTCAGACACGCAGACTTGTAGCAACAGTGGCAATGAAGGTAGAATCAATGCAGAGGGTGGAACTATGTCTGATGAAGAAACTCAGTGTTGTGACCAtgttgaagagaatgaaaagcAGGATGATGCCATGGATGAAGGTGATGATGAAGCTACTCAAGAAGATTGA
- the LOC114925987 gene encoding uncharacterized protein, which yields MTTNISECINAVMKCSHNLPITALVKSSYFRLDELFARKGSEALAQLQVGAEFSQTLMKAIEFNSKHMNTMNVYQFDRSRTNFTFEELVAVPGSRQQNYQVLLDERKCDCGYFQALHIPCRHVLAACFHARLDWKRFVHPVYRLESVFNVYRSEFRPIGHEDD from the coding sequence ATGACGACCAATATCTCCGAGTGCATTAATGCAGTTATGAAGTGTTCCCACAATTTGCCAATCACGGCTCTTGTTAAGTCAAGTTATTTTCGTTTAGATGAACTTTTTGCAAGGAAGGGTTCCGAGGCACTGGCCCAACTTCAGGTCGGTGCTGAATTCTCACAGACATTGATGAAGGCCATAGAATTCAACTCGAAGCAcatgaacactatgaatgtttaCCAGTTTGATCGATCGAGGACAAACTTCACGTTTGAAGAGTTAGTGGCAGTTCCTGGATCCAGGCAACAGAATTATCAAGTGCTACTTGATGAACGTAAGTGTGATTGTGGGTATTTTCAGGCTCTTCATATTCCTTGTCGTCACGTGCTTGCAGCTTGCTTTCATGCAAGACTTGATTGGAAGCGGTTTGTTCACCCTGTATACCGCTTGGAGTCGGTCTTCAATGTTTACAGATCAGAGTTTCGACCGATAGGGCACGAGGATGACTAG